In Silene latifolia isolate original U9 population chromosome X, ASM4854445v1, whole genome shotgun sequence, the following proteins share a genomic window:
- the LOC141618478 gene encoding uncharacterized protein LOC141618478 yields the protein MDNERLNLLEDTVRRLASSMETISTTVNRLVQDRVTEENSDSDEAIPGRPRSGKHDNSIKIDFPEFNGSLNPDDFLEWLRSMERIFEFKGYNDSKKFKVAILKLKGYASLWYEGMKNQRLGGGGEEPIKSWDKLKNKMKTKFITTDYTQDLFLKLTHLKQGDDSVEAYLRKFENLTLQCELQEKSEQKMARFIEGLDPKIATKVKLQPLWSNDEVVRVSQKLEKQGKDKAIAPKTQYKPQSSKLYTPVMFNMPPREEKGKASISRYPPGDLKRRCYQCQGYGHFSRECPTKRTLTTMEIQLMEDDGDIEVEGPFEESTEEEVRGQSNGELVCGPDEGPKTSAQKGYAHSKPRRRSEATDLPVQLKLPTREHQHPYKIRWLSQGSEIAVYKQALISFSIGQAYTDEVMCDIILMDSCHILLGRPWEFDRSIVHHGRNNTYSFTKDGQRITLTPLTLATHPKSSEKAPTNQINGTLLLRKYEVLQELNQGTLIFAVIPKEVKVHSCVPQPEPLKRILEEFKYVFPTELPPGLPPLRGIEHQIDLLPGATLPNKPAYRCDPGTAKELQEQIADLMSKGYVRESLSPCAVPALLVPKKDGTWRMCIDSRALNNITIKYRFPIPRLDDLLDELSGAKTFSKIDLRKGYHQVRIKEGDEWKIAFKTKLGLYEWLVMPFGLSNAPSTFMRLMNEVLRPFIGVSAVVYFDDILVYSSSTTKHLKHLRAVFLTLRKHKLFGKLEKCSFMVPEVSFLGYIVSGQGISVDQKKVEAIRTWSVPTNITEARGFHGLASFYRRFIKNFSTLAAPITECLKKGDFKWTPTAQTAFETIKERICSAPILALLDFEKLFEVECDVSGVGIGAVLTQEKKPVAFFSEKLNGAKLGYSTYDKESMP from the exons ATGGATAATGAGAGATTAAACCTCCTAGAAGATACTGTCAGGAGATTAGCTAGTAGTATGGAAACCATATCAACTACTGTCAACAGGCTGGTTCAGGATCGAGTCACAGAAGAAAACTCTGACTCTGATGAAGCAATACCAGGAAGGCCTAGATCAGGTAAACATGACAACTCCATTAAAATAGATTTTCCTGAGTTTAATGGTAGTCTGAACCCAGATGACTTCCTAGAATGGCTTAGGTCCATGGAAAGAATCTTTGAGTTTAAGGGATACAATGACTCAAAGAAGTTCAAGGTAGCTATCCTAAAACTAAAGGGTTATGCATCACTCTGGTATGAAGGCATGAAAAACCAGagattagggggggggggggaagaaCCTATCAAATCCTGGgataaactcaaaaacaaaatgaaaactaaatTTATTACTACTGACTACACCCAAGACTTATTTCTGAAACTTACTCACCTAAAACAAGGGGATGACTCTGTAGAAGCCTATCTCAGGAAATTTGAAAACTTAACCCTACAGTGTGAGTTACAAGAGAAATCAGAACAGAAAATGGCTAGGTTCATAGAGGGGTTAGACCCAAAAATTGCTACCAAGGTTAAACTGCAACCCCTATGGTCCAATGATGAAGTAGTCAGGGTGTCCCAAAAATtagaaaaacaaggaaaagataAGGCCATTGCACCAAAAACGCAATACAAACCCCAAAGTTCCAAGCTTTACACCCCTGTCATGTTTAATATGCCACCTAGAGAAGAAAAGGGAAAAGCCAGCATCAGTAGATATCCTCCTGGTGACCTGAAGAGAAGGTGTTACCAATGTCAGGGTTATGGACATTTCAGTAGAGAGTGTCCCACCAAAAGAACCCTCACTACAATGGAAATCCAACTTATGGAAGACGATGGGGATATTGAAGTGGAAGGCCCCTTTGAGGAGTCCACAGAAGAAGAAGTCAGGGGACAATCTAATGGAGAGCTGGTATGCGGCCCCGATGAAGGTCCAAAGACTAGTGCTCAGAAGGGTTATGCACACTCAAAGCCTAGAAGAAGGTCAGAGGCAACAGATCTTCCAGTCCAG CTCAAGCTTCCCACCAGGGAACATCAGCACCCTTATAAGATCAGGTGGCTTAGTCAAGGTTCTGAGATTGCTGTGTACAAGCAGGCCCTCATATCCTTCTCTATTGGGCAAGCCTATACTGATGAGGTTATGTGTGATATCATTCTCATGGATTCCTGCCACATCCTATTAGGGAGACCTTGGGAATTTGACAGGAGCATTGTCCACCATGGGAGGAACAACACCTACTCCTTCACCAAGGATGGGCAAAGAATCACCCTCACACCTTTAACCCTGGCTACACACCCCAAATCTAGTGAGAAAGCTCCCACAAATCAGATTAATGGAACCTTACTACTCAGGAAGTATGAGGTACTACAAGAGCTCAACCAGGGAACCCTCATTTTTGCTGTCATTCCCAAAGAAGTCAAGGTGCATTCTTGTGTTCCCCAACCTGAACCTCTCAAAAGGATTCTGGAAGAGTTCAAATATGTGTTCCCCACTGAACTTCCCCCTGGATTACCCCCTCTGAGAGGGATTGAACACCAAATTGACCTCCTCCCAGGAGCAACTTTACCTAACAAGCCTGCTTATAGGTGTGACCCTGGTACTGCTAAGGAACTGCAAGAGCAAATAGCTGACCTTATGAGTAAGGGTTATGTCAGGGAGTCCCTAAGCCCATGTGCAGTACCAGCTCTGTTGGTTCCAAAAAAAGATGgcacttggaggatgtgtatAGATAGCAGAGCACTAAACAACATCACCAtcaagtacaggttcccaatTCCCAGACTTGATGACCTACTAGATGAACTAAGTGGAGCAAAGACCTTTTCCAAAATTGATCTAAGAAAGGGATACCATCAGGTCAGAATTAAGGAGGGTGATGAGTGGAAAATAGCCTTTAAGACCAAACTGGGGCTCtatgagtggcttgtcatgccatttggtttgTCCAACGCACCTAGCaccttcatgaggctcatgaATGAGGTGTTGAGGCCTTTTATTGGGGTGTCTGCAGttgtatactttgatgacatactaGTGTACAGCTCCAGCACCACTAAACACTTGAAGCACCTGAGGGCAGTGTTCTTAACTCTCAGGAAGCACAAGCTCTTTGGGAAATTAGAAAAATGCTCATTCATGGTCCCTGAAGTGTCATTCCTGGGATATATTGTCTCTGGCCAGGGTATCTCAGTGGACCAAAAGAAGGTGGAGGCCATCAGAACCTGGTCTGTCCCAACCAATATTACTGAGGCCAGGGGTTTTCATGGTTTAGCCTCATTCTATAGGAGGTTCATAAAAAATTTCAGCACCCTGGCTGCTCCCATTACTGAGTGCCTCAAGAAGGGAGATTTTAAATGGACCCCCACAGCACAGACTGCCTTTGAAACCATCAAGGAAAGGATTTGCTCAGCACCCATCCTGGCATTACTTGATTTTGAGAAACTGTTTGAGGTTGAGTGTGATGTAAGTGGGGTAGGCATAGGAGCAGTGCTAACCCAGGAGAAGAAACCTGTGGCATTCTTCAGTGAGAAGCTCAATGGGGCCAAATTGGGCTACTCAACTTATGACAAAGAATCTATGCCATGA